From Miscanthus floridulus cultivar M001 chromosome 15, ASM1932011v1, whole genome shotgun sequence, the proteins below share one genomic window:
- the LOC136506455 gene encoding uncharacterized protein, with amino-acid sequence MVGYRRMGIVEQKLGNIIATSATLPHQLRDLWKSPRGTVVRIEALALLAIALSFFLAAFGSCRRWSGHWIVQKGALAANVVSLSLGTYSIGLMQSSPVKSEVYPIWAVSLLALFGCIDWITAYGLGYKNQLWNMLYQLCLYYGYVLLISISTISSDVGYIAIILLSSITLLKGFHRSLALVLPSIQRNMIQMIEATMAAEVIGYSTRCDDPDQLSFPGDFIGYRYVVHWPLDKSKAKFLPTVSSPDDVITIDKIHECSEDHFLSDVCLSLSLSHLLQRRFYRLHCAESRHWVAHKFVLEGLLMTRDGAIDYTRVFKVIEVELAFLYDTFFTSKAFLYYYESKVATIWALASIMGICFVGVAAVIPGRRSTHTTHGGTIVVDTTTTDLTITLAILVSLALLQFFHLIRCWSSNWARVAFACDYIKNGKQLSCWMRLRRWIVGRTDSDKNSLWKNKLGQYSLIESINTTECNKPLSVLGGCGYQICSRFLGILGLQYIEQAIQEMWGVKTGDDIELHADVKTAIVDFLIKSKGKLHNWPSSWERNGWSVDSRFLFLPDHAVTIMRWHVATCYCELVMHKEGFAVRDEDVEETVKKNHGVAAALSKYCAYLMVSAPRLLHRKELGTKSVYNEVAHAARMSLHGVKDKLEAMRRLGQDDESSEGARIFQQGVAFGKRLEAMSNRWEVLAEFWAGALVYAAPSDNVQEHMEYLARGGEFITHLWALLSHAGILKWRGGSTYYDESPVVAGSEDDSESADASDGSEADSEPTDDTESADASGRLAADPEPADGGGSSKD; translated from the exons ATG GTGGGTTATCGCCGCATGGGGATTGTGGAGCAGAAATTGGGAAACATAATCGCAACCTCGGCAACCTTGCCCCATCAGCTGAGAGACCTATGGAAGAGCCCTAGGGGGACAGTGGTCCGTATCGAGGCACTGGCATTGCTGGCCATtgccctctccttcttccttgcTGCCTTTGGCTCCTGCCGCCGCTGGTCCGGTCACTGGATCGTCCAAAAGGGCGCCCTTGCAGCAAATGTGGTATCTCTGTCCCTGGGCACATATAGCATTGGCCTGATGCAATCTTCGCCCGTGAAGAGCGAGGTGTACCCCATCTGGGCTGTGTCCTTGCTCGCCCTCTTTGGCTGCATCGACTGGATCACAGCCTATGGCCTAGGGTACAAGAACCAACTCTGGAACATGCTATACCAGCTTTGTCTTTACTATGGGTATGTGTTGCTGATCAGCATCTCGACCATCTCCAGTGATGTTGGTTACATAGCCATCATCTTGCTATCCAGCATCACTCTCCTCAAGGGATTTCATAGGTCACTAGCACTTGTGCTGCCAAGCATACAGCGCAATATGATCCAAATGATTGAAGCGACTATGGCAGCGGAAGTTATAGGTTATTCAACAAGATGTGATGATCCAGATCAACTAAGTTTTCCCGGGGACTTTATCGGGTACCGCTATGTGGTCCACTGGCCCCTTGACAAGAGCAAGGCAAAATTCCTACCAACTGTATCATCGCCTGACGATGTCATCACCATAGACAAGATACATGAGTGCAGTGAAGACCATTTCTTGAGCGATGTGTGCCTGTCCCTCTCTCTGTCCCACTTGTTGCAGCGGCGTTTCTATAGGCTGCACTGTGCTGAATCAAGGCATTGGGTGGCTCACAAATTCGTCTTGGAAGGGCTTCTAATGACCAGGGATGGGGCCATCGACTATACGAGGGTCTTTAAGGTGATTGAGGTTGAGTTGGCCTTTCTCTATGATACTTTTTTCACCAGTAAAGCATTTCTTTACTATTATGAATCAAAAGTTGCGACTATTTGGGCATTAGCTTCGATCATGGGAATATGTTTTGTTGGAGTAGCAGCTGTGATACCTGGGAGGAGGAGTACCCATACTACTCATGGTGGCACCATCGTCGTTGACACCACCACAACAGACCTTACTATTACTCTAGCTATATTGGTGTCCCTGGCTTTGCTGCAATTTTTCCATTTGATACGCTGTTGGTCGTCAAATTGGGCCAGAGTTGCATTTGCCTGTGATTACATCAAGAATGGTAAGCAGCTAAGCTGTTGGATGAGGTTACGAAGATGGATTGTAGGAAGGACTGACTCTGACAAGAATTCTCTCTGGAAAAACAAGCTTGGGCAATATTCATTGATCGAATCGATCAACACGACAGAGTGCAACAAGCCACTTAGTGTGCTCGGGGGCTGTGGCTACCAAATATGTTCCCGTTTTCTTGGGATTCTTGGATTGCAGTACATTGAACAAGCAATCCAGGAAATGTGGGGCGTCAAGACAGGGGATGACATTGAGTTGCACGCTGATGTGAAGACAGCCATTGTTGATTTTCTTATAAAGAGCAAAGGTAAACTACACAATTGGCCATCCTCATGGGAAAGAAATGGATGGTCTGTTGATTCTagatttctttttcttcctgaCCATGCTGTCACTATTATGAGGTGGCATGTTGCAACGTGTTACTGTGAACTAGTGATGCACAAGGAGGGATTCGCTGTTCGGGATGAGGATGTTGAGGAGACTGTAAAGAAGAATCATGGTGTGGCCGCCGCTCTATCAAAATATTGCGCGTATTTGATGGTTTCCGCGCCACGCCTACTCCATAGAAAAGAGCTAGGGACTAAATCTGTGTACAATGAAGTTGCACATGCAGCGAGGATGTCTTTGCATGGGGTGAAGGACAAATTGGAGGCGATGAGGAGGTTAGGGCAAGATGATGAGTCAAGTGAGGGAGCCCGCATCTTCCAGCAGGGTGTGGCGTTTGGGAAGCGTCTGGAAGCAATGTCCAACCGTTGGGAGGTGCTAGCAGAATTCTGGGCCGGGGCGCTGGTCTATGCCGCTCCATCCGACAATGTGCAGGAACATATGGAGTACCTCGCACGGGGTGGCGAGTTCATCACCCACCTATGGGCTTTGCTGTCTCACGCCGGCATTCTAAAGTGGAGAG GTGGATCGACATATTATGATGAATCACCAGTTGTAGCAGGATCAGAAGATGACAGTGAATCAGCAGATGCATCAGATGGATCAGAGGCTGACAGCGAACCAACAGATGACACTGAATCAGCAGATGCATCAGGTCGATTAGCAGCTGACCCCGAACCAGCAGATGGAGGTGGCTCCTCTAAAGATTAG